In Sphingobacteriaceae bacterium, the following proteins share a genomic window:
- a CDS encoding ornithine aminotransferase: MKTDFEIQQDVMAELLWEPALDGTQIGVAVNQGVVMLSGVVDTYYKKVVAEKATKKLSGVKAVAEEIKVVVPGSKTRSDVDIAKAVLNALKWNSTVDESKIKVQVENAEVTLEGEAEWNFQKSSAQKAVENLESVSRITNNIRVTNKVIAEDVKHKIASAFQRHASLDANKITVEVLGDKVILTGTVRSYAEKRDAELTVWSSPGVMSIENRLELSSEIPVY; the protein is encoded by the coding sequence ATGAAAACAGATTTCGAAATTCAACAGGATGTTATGGCGGAGCTTCTTTGGGAGCCCGCCTTAGATGGAACACAGATAGGAGTGGCCGTAAACCAGGGCGTAGTAATGCTTTCGGGAGTAGTGGATACTTATTATAAAAAAGTGGTAGCCGAGAAGGCCACAAAAAAACTCAGTGGAGTAAAAGCCGTAGCGGAAGAAATCAAAGTGGTTGTTCCCGGCAGTAAAACACGCAGCGATGTAGACATTGCCAAAGCGGTTTTAAACGCCTTGAAATGGAACAGCACGGTAGATGAAAGCAAAATTAAAGTACAGGTGGAGAATGCAGAAGTAACTTTGGAAGGCGAAGCAGAATGGAATTTTCAGAAAAGCTCCGCGCAAAAAGCCGTTGAAAACCTTGAAAGCGTCAGCCGCATCACCAACAACATCCGCGTTACCAACAAAGTAATAGCAGAGGATGTAAAACATAAAATTGCCAGTGCTTTTCAACGTCACGCGAGTTTAGACGCCAATAAAATTACAGTAGAAGTACTCGGCGATAAAGTGATCTTAACGGGTACCGTGCGTTCGTACGCCGAGAAGAGAGATGCCGAACTAACGGTTTGGTCCTCACCGGGCGTAATGAGCATCGAAAACCGCCTCGAGCTTTCTTCAGAAATTCCGGTTTATTAA